The DNA region CGTAGCTCGCGGCCTTCGTCGCTGCTTCGGCCTCAAAACCGCAATCGTCACGGCGCTGGCCGACAATCCAGTGGGCCGTCTGCTCGAAGACCTGATGCTGCAGGGCGGCGTTGACCAGTCGCACGTCGTCTGGACCAGGTACGACGGCGTGGGCCGCACAACACGCAACGGCCTCAACTTTACGGAACGCGGCTTCGGTGTTCGCGCCGCGCTGGGCTGCTCCGACCGTGGGCACACCGCAGTGAGCCAGTTGAAGCCGGGCCAGATCGATTGGGACGAGATCTTCGGCAAGGAGGGCGCACGCTGGTTTCACACCGGCGGAATCTTCTGCGCGCTCAGCGAGACCACCCCTGAAGTTGCCAAGGAAGCAATGATTGCCGCGCGCAAACACGGCACGATCATCAGTTATGATCTCAACTACCGCGACTCTCTGTGGAAGTCGATCGGTGGGAAGGTCCGCGCTACCGAAGTCAATCGTGAGCTGGCCTCTTACGTCGATGTCATGATCGGCAACGAAGAGGACTTCACGGCTGCCCTCGGCTTCGAGATCGAAGGCGCAGGCGATGATCTCGCCGAACTCGATACCGGCAGCTTCCGCCGCATGATCGAAAAGGCCGTTGCCACCTTTCCCAACTTCAAGGCCGTAGGTACTACTCTCCGCCATGCCAAGACAGCCAGCATTAACGATTGGGGCGCAGTCTGCTATTACGAGGGTGCGTTTCACGAAGCTCGCCCCATGCCCGATCTCGAGATCTTCGACCGCGTAGGCGGCGGCGACTCCTTCGCCTCCGGCCTGATCTATGGCTTCCTCAACGAAAAGGGCGCAGACTGGGCGGTCAACTGCGGGTGCGCTCACGGCGCTCTGGCAATGACTACCCCAGGCGACACGACCATGGCTACGCTGGACGAAGTTCTGCGAGTCATGAAAGGCAGCGGCGCAAGGGTACAGCGTTAAGAGACGCAGCAGGGAATCGAGAGCACAAGCAAGTCAGGAGAATTATGCGTAAAGAAGAAGTATTGAAATCGCTGCGCGATATAGGACTGGTTCCTGTTCTCCGCGCCGAGTCCGTCGACAAGGCTCTTGCCCTGGCCGAAGCCATCGCCGCCGGCGGCGTCACCGTCCTTGAAATCACTATGACCGTGCCCGGAGCCATTCAGGTCATGCGCAAGCTCGCCGAGCAGCGCCCCGACATTCTCATCGGGGCCGGCACCGTCCTCGATGCAGAGACTGCCCGCATGTGCATTCTCGAAGGTGCGAAGTTTGTCGTCAGCCCCGCGCTCAACCTCGGGACCATCGAGATGTGCCACCGCTACTCCGTGGCTGTGCTGCCCGGCGCGCTCACCCCGACTGAGATCGTCACCGCCTGGCAGGCCGGGGCCGATGTCGTCAAAGTCTTCCCGGCAAGTGCAATGGGGGGAGCCAAGTACCTCACCGCTCTCAAAGGACCGCTGCCCCAGGTAGATTTGATTCCTACGGGCGGCGT from Edaphobacter paludis includes:
- the eda gene encoding bifunctional 4-hydroxy-2-oxoglutarate aldolase/2-dehydro-3-deoxy-phosphogluconate aldolase yields the protein MRKEEVLKSLRDIGLVPVLRAESVDKALALAEAIAAGGVTVLEITMTVPGAIQVMRKLAEQRPDILIGAGTVLDAETARMCILEGAKFVVSPALNLGTIEMCHRYSVAVLPGALTPTEIVTAWQAGADVVKVFPASAMGGAKYLTALKGPLPQVDLIPTGGVSLATAAEFLSAGAFALGVGSDLVDAKAMAAGKSEVVTETARKYLAIVKEYRTSKRA
- a CDS encoding sugar kinase gives rise to the protein MTAGRSANGLVLRSKDECKWDLVSLGEVMLRLDPGDVRVATARQFNVWEGGGEYNVARGLRRCFGLKTAIVTALADNPVGRLLEDLMLQGGVDQSHVVWTRYDGVGRTTRNGLNFTERGFGVRAALGCSDRGHTAVSQLKPGQIDWDEIFGKEGARWFHTGGIFCALSETTPEVAKEAMIAARKHGTIISYDLNYRDSLWKSIGGKVRATEVNRELASYVDVMIGNEEDFTAALGFEIEGAGDDLAELDTGSFRRMIEKAVATFPNFKAVGTTLRHAKTASINDWGAVCYYEGAFHEARPMPDLEIFDRVGGGDSFASGLIYGFLNEKGADWAVNCGCAHGALAMTTPGDTTMATLDEVLRVMKGSGARVQR